The genomic stretch GGAATAGACAATTGATATTTAAATAATCCATTATTATCTGCAATTAATCTTATATTTTCAATGTTTAAATCAGATGATAAAATAGTTATATTAGCATTAGGATCAGTTTTACCAGAAACTGTCAAATAAGTATCATTATCCGTGAAATTTATATTATCTAAAGATAAGTAAGTAGTTGGTCTGTCTATATAGACATTAGTACTATTTTCTAATTTTCCAGTGACTATAGAACTTACAGCAATATTAACCTCTGTAACATTTTGAGGTATATTAATCTTATATTTAAAATTACCATTAGGATCTACATCAACAGAAACATTATTTAAATTAAGTTCATTAGAAGACAAGTGCACTGTCGAATTTATGTCAGTATTTCCACTAATTACATAATCTGTTTCATTAGCACCAATAGTAGCATCAACTGAATTCAAATATAAATTTGTTTCTGGTTCATAAAATATTGCACTAGAAATAGAACCAACAATAATTGACATAGCTATAATCGTTATAAGCCATGCAATAATAATTTTTCCCCATGAAGGTTTCTTAACCCCATTTTGATCAGTACTATGGAAATGTGAACTAAAATTTTTATCTTGATCATGGAATTTTTCCCTTAGTTCTTTAATTCCCATTATATCCCCTCATTATAAAAATAATTTCCATGATTCTCTTTTATGTATTTTGCATTTTTATATGCATCATATGTTGCATAAATAAGGAATAACAGAGCTAAAATTATGTTGATATATATTAAAATGATTAATATTACCACAAATGTTATACCTTTCAGTATTTGTCCATTATAAAATTGCCCCAAACAAAAAAGAAAGAATGTCAAAATTGCTGCTACAGAAGGATTTTTGTCATATCTAACTACAACATTGTTTTGATGCATATCTTTATCATCATTGATGTTCTTTTCTTCAGCTACTTTTTCTTTTGAAATATTCAATTCATTTCCACAATAGGAACAGAATTTATTTTCTCTATTTTTAATTTTTATCCCACATTTAGAACAAAAAATACTGGTTGTTTCATTGCCCATCATATCACCCTTTTATCATATATTTTCGTCTATTTTGTTTAGCTTATATTTTTTTCTATATGATTTTGAGCAAATCGCATTTTTTTATATAAATAGAGGTCGACTCACAATTATTTTTGTTCAATTAGTATATATACTAAAATGAATAATTTTTAAAAAATTTTATTATATAATATTTTGTTCAAAAATATTTCTAAATTTAGACTTTTGTTCATTGAATTTGTAATTATGAG from Methanobrevibacter arboriphilus JCM 13429 = DSM 1125 encodes the following:
- a CDS encoding zinc-ribbon domain-containing protein, producing MGNETTSIFCSKCGIKIKNRENKFCSYCGNELNISKEKVAEEKNINDDKDMHQNNVVVRYDKNPSVAAILTFFLFCLGQFYNGQILKGITFVVILIILIYINIILALLFLIYATYDAYKNAKYIKENHGNYFYNEGI